The nucleotide sequence AGCCTTAAGACTATCTGCAGGATATAAGTCTTCATTAGCAAAACTTCCGGTTTCCCAACGCTGCAGCTGGCCACCCCAAATTCCTCCAAAATACATATAATATTCACCATCGGTATCCTCGAAAACTGCAGGGTCTATGCTAAAAGAACCTTCAATATAATTAGGCATTGCTTCAAAAGGGCCTTCGGGCTTATCAGCAACTGCTACACCTATTCTAAAAATATCGTCTTTGTCTTTTGCTGGAAAATAGAGATAATATTTACCATCCTTCTCTGCAGCATCTGGCGCCCACATTTGGCGTGCTGCCCATTTTACATCGTCTACATCTAACACTACTCCATGATCTGTAACTTTTCCTCCTGCACTATCCATAGAATACACATGATAGTCTCTCATATTAAAATGGTTTCCAAGATCATCTTCAGGTACTCCAGAATCAAAATCGTGACTTGGATAAATATAAATTTTATCATTAAATATATGGGCAGAAGGATCTGCAGTGAAATCTTTAGTTACAAGGGGTTCGGTTTTAATTTTTCTAACTTCATTGGTTTGTTCTGTTTGGGAAACTTCAGACTTTTCATCTACTTTCTCGTTTTCAGCATTATTTTTACAGGATGTCAAAATTAAAGTGGCTAAAATTGTAGAATACAAAGAGAGGTTTTTCATATTTAGTTAGGTTTTAAATTATGAATATAAATATATAAAAATTTACTCAATCGTATGCGTTAAAATAAATCTTAATAAGATACTGATTATTTGGCATTTAAGTAAGTGCAAAGAATATAAAACATACAATTAAATGACAATCGATTGTGTAATATAAAGAAAACACAAATTTGTTAAATCGATTAAGCCCAAATTGAGCAAAAATTGTATTTTGCGGCGATCTTACATTTTTCTTTTAAAGAAAGTAAAATTAAGCAAAGGTATATTTGAAATACCTGCTGAAAGAACTAAAATAATGAGCAAAAAGAAAAATAAAGTTGTTACCATTTACGACATCGCCAATCAATTGAACTATTCTCCTAGCACAATTTCCAGAGCACTTAAAAATCATAAAAGTATAGGAAAAAATACTACGAAAAAAATACAGGAGACTGCTAAACAACTTGGGTATCGTCCCAATTCTTTAGCCGCAAGCCTTAGAAATAACAGGAGTAATAATATTGGAATATTAATCGCGAGAATTAACCGACCTTTTATTGCCTCGTTAATTAGCGGTATAGAAAACTCAGCTCGAGCTGCAGGATATAATGTTCTTATTAGCCAGTCTGATGACAATTATAAAAATGAAGTAGCTAATGCTAAAGCTCTTTATGATAGTCGTGTTTGTGGAATTGTAGCCTCACTTAGTATGGAGACTAAAAATGTTGATCATTTTAAACAGTTTTTAGAACAGGATATTCCCGTTGTTTTTGTAGATCGTGTACCTTCAGATCTTAATAGTTATCGGGTAATTATCGATAATTATTCCGCTGCTTATAAAGCTACTGAACATTTGATTCGACAGGGATGTAAAAGAATCGCACATTTTGCAGGATCGCAACATGTTAATGTTTATAAATTACGAAAAAATGGTTATATCGATGCATTAAAAGCTCACGATATAACTCCTGATAAAGACTTACTGATTTATATGAATACATTGAGTTTTGAAGAAGGTAAAGACGCGACTTCTAAACTCCTTAATATGAAAAATCCTCCAGACGGTATTTTTTCTTCTAATGATACCGCAGCAGTAAGTGCTATAATGCAGGCCAAAGAAAAGGGCATTAAAATCCCTGAAGAATTAGCTGTTATAGGATTTAACGACGATCCTTTAGCCTCTATTGTAGAACCTTCACTTTCAACAGTTTCCCATCCTGCTATGAAAATGGGAGAGTTATCTATAAAACGTATTTTAGAACATTCCGATAAAAAAATGGAAAAAGGTGTTTCTGAAATTACAATACTGGATACCGAAGTTATAGTAAGAGCTTCTAGCAAGCGATTAAAATAGCCAGATTTCTAAATAAAAAACAGTCCAATAATCTACATTTTAAAGACCAAATAACTCGGGTAACCACAAGCTTAACTTCGGGAATAAAATCACTAGCGCTAAAGAGATTAACATCCCTACAAACAAGGGCATCAAAGGCTTAATCACTTTTTTGATACTGGTATTGGCCACTCCTACCCCTATAAATAAAACCGATCCTACCGGTGGCGTACATAAGCCAATACATAAATTTAATACCATAATTACCCCAAAATGAACCGGATCTATTCCTAACGCTGCCACTACCGGTAAAAAAATAGGTGTAAAAATTAAAACAGCGGGTGTCATGTCCATAAAAATCCCTATCACCAGTAGAATCAAATTAATCATAATCATCACTACAATGGGATTATCACTATATCCTAATAATGCTGAAGTTACCTGCTCTGGAATATCTGCATAAGACATTACCCAAGACATGGCTATACTCAAAGCAATAAGGATCATGACCAATGCAATGGTTTCGGCTGATTTTATTAATATTCCTTTTAATTTATCTAAACTTAATTCCTTATAGATCAAACCAAGAATTAAACAATAAACCACCGCTACAGAAGAGGCTTCCGTTGCCGTAAAAATCCCACCAACTATTCCGCCTATAATCACTAACAATAACATCAAACTTGGCAAGGCATCCAAAAAACTTTTTAATACCTCACTAACCGAAGCGCGTTTAGCGGTAGGAAAACCTTTTCGTTTTGCCCAAATTAAAGCAATGATCATCAAGATCAAACCCGTTAAAATCCCAGGAATATAACCTGCTAAAAATAATGCTCCTATGCTCACTCCTCCACTGGCTAAAGAATAGATTATAAAAATATTACTGGGTGGAATCAATAATCCCGTGGTGGCTGAGGTTACATTTACGGCCACACCATATTCTTTGGTATATCCTTCTTCTTCCATTTTAGAACTCATAAAACTTCCAATTGCTGCCGCAGCTGCACCGGCTGAACCAGCAATAGCGCCAAACAGCATGGCCGCTACAATATTAACATGAGCCAAACCGCCAGGTAAACTACCAACTAATGACTTTGCAAAAACAATGAGACGCTTAGCAATCCCACCGCTATTCATTAAGTGACCTGCCAAAATAAAAAACGGAATAGCTAATAATGAAAAACTATCCAAACCAGTAACCATACGCTGGGCTATAGTAGCCACTGCGGGCAAAGAATCAATACTAAAAAGCAGAGTTATTAAAGAGGCAATACCTATACTCCAGGCAACAGGAACTCTTATGCCTACGAGAATAATAAAACTAAGAGCAAGTATAAATATTTCCATTCTTATCGTTTTAAATCTTTAATTAGAAAACCTATCCGGTAAAAAAGTATGCAAAAGCCTGTGATTGGCAAGATAAGATAGATATATCCCATAGGAATTTCTAAAGCTGCTGAGGTTTGCCAAAGTTTAAAAGAAACATAGATATATCGCAGACCACCTACTATAAAAATAGCGAACACAAATAAAACAATCAGCAAACTAACGGTTACATCCATAAGCTTACAGTATTTCTTAATCATCTTCTCAGGCCATAAATCAATAATAATATGTCCCTTTCTTCCTGAAACATAAGCCGCGCCTAACATGCTTACCCAAATGAGAAGAAACCTAGCAAGTTCTTCAGTCCATGAACTTGGGCTATCCATTATATAACGCGCGCCTACTCCCCATAAAACAGTAATAAGCATTGCGCTTAATAATACAACAATGATCCAGCCCAGATAAAAATCAAGTTTCTTCATGGTTGTATCTCTTTTATTTCCTGGATTAATTCATACAAATCGGGATCTTCAGATTGCAGATCGGTAATAATCTGCTTACTTTCTTTTTTGAATACTTTAATATCCGGTCGAGTAACTTTCACTCCTGCCTCGGTGACAGCTTCAAGAGATTCTTTTTCGGCTATTTCCCATAATTTGCGCTGTTCAAGCGCTGCTTCCTGGGCGCTTATGCTAAGTACCTGCTTTTCTTCTTCAGACAATTCTGAATAAATGATCGAGCTCATGACCACAATATCAGGCAACGAACTATGTTCGTCCAGACATAAATTCTTACAAATTTCGTAATGCTTGGAAGAGTAAAAACTAGGTAAATTATTTTCAGCTGCGTCAACAACTCCCTGCTGTAAAGAAGTATACAGTTCTCCCCAAGAAACCGGCGTTGGTGATCCTCCAAGAGCACTAACCAGCTTAATGGCTGTTGGACTTTGCATTACCCTCACTTTTAATCCTTTTAAGTCTGAAGGTACTGTAATTGGAGTATCCTTGGTATAAAAGCTACGGCTACCAGCATCAAAATAAGTTAATCCATGCAACCAGTATTTTTCCCCATCAGCCAAAAGCTCTTTTCCTAAATCACTATCGTATAAAGCATAACGTTGTTCTTTTGATTCAAACAAATAAGGATAGCCAAAAACCTTCAATTTTGGGGAAAAATTTTCCATGACTGCTGAAGAAACTTTTGTCATGGCTAGACTTCCCAATTGCAGTAATTCTAAACATTCACGCTCTGATCCTAACTGACTACTGGAATAAATCTTTATTTTCATTTTGCCTTCGGAATGAAAAGCCACTCTTTCAGCAAAATATTGCATTGCTTTATGCACCGGATGATTATTACTTAGACTATGTGCGAGCTTTAATTCTTTTACTGAAGAATTTACATTACATCCCAATAGGAATAACAATCCGAAAACAAAAAACAATCGTTTAATCATAACTGTAATGACTTCGTTTTATAACTGAATAAAGGACTATCAAATGATTTTATAATTTTCATCTTTAAAATTTAAAATAGTCATTGGCATTTCCGTAGCAAATATTGGCAATGGTTGTTCCTACGAGTTCCTTGTCTTGTGGTAATTCTCCTGAAGCCATTTCTTTGCCAAAGAGGTTACATAACCCCCTTCTAAAATATTCGTGTCGTGGGAACGAAAGGAAACTTCTAGAATCGGTTAACATTCCAATAAAACAGCTAATTAAGCCCATATTAGAAAGGGCATTCATTTGCTTTTCCATTCCGTCCTTCTGGTCTAAGAACCACCAACCCGAGCCCCACTGTACTTTTCCTTTTACACTACCATCGTTAAAGTTACCAATCATTGTGGCGAATACTTCATTATCGGCAGGATTTAGGTTATATAAAATGGTTTTGGTTAATTTATCTTTTCCGTCTAAAGTATTTAAAAACTGAGATAGT is from Zunongwangia endophytica and encodes:
- a CDS encoding TRAP transporter large permease, which encodes MEIFILALSFIILVGIRVPVAWSIGIASLITLLFSIDSLPAVATIAQRMVTGLDSFSLLAIPFFILAGHLMNSGGIAKRLIVFAKSLVGSLPGGLAHVNIVAAMLFGAIAGSAGAAAAAIGSFMSSKMEEEGYTKEYGVAVNVTSATTGLLIPPSNIFIIYSLASGGVSIGALFLAGYIPGILTGLILMIIALIWAKRKGFPTAKRASVSEVLKSFLDALPSLMLLLVIIGGIVGGIFTATEASSVAVVYCLILGLIYKELSLDKLKGILIKSAETIALVMILIALSIAMSWVMSYADIPEQVTSALLGYSDNPIVVMIMINLILLVIGIFMDMTPAVLIFTPIFLPVVAALGIDPVHFGVIMVLNLCIGLCTPPVGSVLFIGVGVANTSIKKVIKPLMPLFVGMLISLALVILFPKLSLWLPELFGL
- a CDS encoding glycoside hydrolase family 43 protein, with amino-acid sequence MKNLSLYSTILATLILTSCKNNAENEKVDEKSEVSQTEQTNEVRKIKTEPLVTKDFTADPSAHIFNDKIYIYPSHDFDSGVPEDDLGNHFNMRDYHVYSMDSAGGKVTDHGVVLDVDDVKWAARQMWAPDAAEKDGKYYLYFPAKDKDDIFRIGVAVADKPEGPFEAMPNYIEGSFSIDPAVFEDTDGEYYMYFGGIWGGQLQRWETGSFANEDLYPADSLKAIEPRIAKLADDMASFSEEPKRIQILDKEGNNLLTGDNDRRFFEAAWVHKMDDTYYLSYSTGDTHKIVYATSDNPYGPFTYQGVILEPVLGWTNHHSIVKFNGKLYLFFHDSSLSKGKTFLRSVKMTELTFNDDGSIQTINAAVQDSIN
- a CDS encoding TRAP transporter small permease translates to MKKLDFYLGWIIVVLLSAMLITVLWGVGARYIMDSPSSWTEELARFLLIWVSMLGAAYVSGRKGHIIIDLWPEKMIKKYCKLMDVTVSLLIVLFVFAIFIVGGLRYIYVSFKLWQTSAALEIPMGYIYLILPITGFCILFYRIGFLIKDLKR
- a CDS encoding LacI family DNA-binding transcriptional regulator translates to MSKKKNKVVTIYDIANQLNYSPSTISRALKNHKSIGKNTTKKIQETAKQLGYRPNSLAASLRNNRSNNIGILIARINRPFIASLISGIENSARAAGYNVLISQSDDNYKNEVANAKALYDSRVCGIVASLSMETKNVDHFKQFLEQDIPVVFVDRVPSDLNSYRVIIDNYSAAYKATEHLIRQGCKRIAHFAGSQHVNVYKLRKNGYIDALKAHDITPDKDLLIYMNTLSFEEGKDATSKLLNMKNPPDGIFSSNDTAAVSAIMQAKEKGIKIPEELAVIGFNDDPLASIVEPSLSTVSHPAMKMGELSIKRILEHSDKKMEKGVSEITILDTEVIVRASSKRLK
- a CDS encoding TRAP transporter substrate-binding protein codes for the protein MIKRLFFVFGLLFLLGCNVNSSVKELKLAHSLSNNHPVHKAMQYFAERVAFHSEGKMKIKIYSSSQLGSERECLELLQLGSLAMTKVSSAVMENFSPKLKVFGYPYLFESKEQRYALYDSDLGKELLADGEKYWLHGLTYFDAGSRSFYTKDTPITVPSDLKGLKVRVMQSPTAIKLVSALGGSPTPVSWGELYTSLQQGVVDAAENNLPSFYSSKHYEICKNLCLDEHSSLPDIVVMSSIIYSELSEEEKQVLSISAQEAALEQRKLWEIAEKESLEAVTEAGVKVTRPDIKVFKKESKQIITDLQSEDPDLYELIQEIKEIQP